One genomic segment of Actinoplanes ianthinogenes includes these proteins:
- a CDS encoding nucleoside-diphosphate sugar epimerase/dehydratase has product MPWFRAVLPGRAARAGGDALALATALLVATLLRYDGHLAYLNGAGLVELTAVAVAVQTVAGVQFGLYTGRWSYGCFEEILALAKTAAVTIPVVFVADTLLGRLAPRSAIIASGLIGLVLAAGVRYAVRLLQDQRLRPRPEPGTRIVVMGAGEGATQVIRAMLRDPSSPYVPVALLDDDPTKRTLQIMGVRVAGNRHAMAEVVRRFRADAVVIAIPSAGADLVRNLTDLAAPLDVDVKVVPPVVELFGRTVRVEDIRPVSHADLLGRREISIDLAAVAGYLAGRRVLVTGAGGSIGSELCRQVAQFNPAKLVMLDRDESGLHAVQLSLDGRGMLDDRNLVVADIRDQQRLDEVFAEHQPQVVFHAAALKHLPLLEMHPSEALKTNILGTYQILQTAIRHHVDRLVNISTDKAADPCSVLGYSKRITERLTAAADAAAPGTYTSVRFGNVLGSRGSVLTAFSAQVAKGGPITVTDPDVTRYFMTVQEAVRLVIQAGAVESHGEVLVLDMGEPVRIADVAKRIAESAGGHIPIVYTGLRPGEKLAEVLLGPAEPDHRPNHPLISQAPVPPLDGAVLSLMDPSAPRADLIAVLRWLSESPALPGRIETPAPPPPRTGGRNGKRQAEFTMRLGRHP; this is encoded by the coding sequence GTGCCGTGGTTCCGCGCGGTACTGCCCGGCCGGGCAGCCCGGGCCGGTGGCGACGCGCTCGCCCTGGCCACCGCCCTGCTCGTCGCCACCCTGCTCCGCTACGACGGGCACCTGGCTTATCTCAACGGCGCCGGCCTGGTGGAGCTGACCGCGGTGGCGGTCGCCGTGCAGACCGTCGCCGGCGTGCAGTTCGGCCTTTACACCGGCCGCTGGTCGTACGGCTGTTTCGAGGAGATCCTGGCCCTGGCCAAGACCGCCGCGGTCACCATACCGGTGGTGTTCGTGGCGGACACGCTGCTGGGCCGGCTCGCCCCGCGCTCGGCGATCATCGCGTCCGGGCTGATCGGTCTCGTCCTCGCCGCGGGCGTCCGGTACGCCGTCCGCCTGCTCCAGGACCAGCGCCTGCGCCCCCGCCCGGAGCCCGGCACCCGGATCGTCGTGATGGGCGCCGGGGAGGGCGCCACCCAGGTCATCCGGGCCATGCTGCGCGACCCGTCCAGCCCGTACGTGCCGGTCGCCCTGCTCGACGACGACCCGACCAAACGCACCCTGCAGATCATGGGCGTGCGGGTGGCCGGCAACCGGCACGCGATGGCCGAGGTGGTCCGCCGGTTCCGTGCCGACGCCGTGGTGATCGCCATCCCGAGCGCCGGCGCCGACCTGGTCCGCAACCTCACCGACCTGGCCGCCCCGCTCGACGTGGACGTCAAGGTGGTCCCGCCGGTGGTCGAGCTGTTCGGCCGGACCGTGCGGGTCGAGGACATCCGCCCGGTCAGCCACGCCGACCTGCTCGGCCGCCGCGAGATCAGCATCGACCTGGCCGCCGTCGCCGGTTACCTGGCCGGGCGCCGGGTGCTGGTCACCGGCGCCGGCGGCTCGATCGGCTCCGAGCTGTGCCGGCAGGTCGCCCAGTTCAACCCGGCCAAGCTGGTGATGCTCGATCGCGACGAGTCCGGCCTGCACGCGGTGCAGCTCTCGCTGGACGGCCGCGGCATGCTCGACGACCGCAACCTGGTCGTCGCCGACATCCGCGACCAGCAGCGCCTCGACGAGGTGTTCGCCGAACACCAGCCGCAGGTGGTCTTCCACGCCGCGGCGCTCAAGCACCTGCCGCTGCTGGAGATGCACCCGTCCGAGGCGCTCAAGACCAACATCCTGGGCACGTACCAGATCCTGCAGACCGCGATCCGGCACCACGTCGACCGCCTGGTCAACATCTCCACCGACAAGGCCGCCGACCCGTGCAGCGTGCTCGGCTACTCCAAGCGGATCACCGAACGGCTCACCGCCGCCGCCGACGCGGCCGCACCCGGCACGTACACCAGCGTCCGGTTCGGCAACGTGCTCGGCAGCCGCGGCTCGGTGCTCACCGCGTTCTCCGCCCAGGTGGCGAAGGGCGGGCCGATCACCGTGACCGACCCGGACGTGACCCGGTACTTCATGACGGTGCAGGAGGCGGTCCGGCTGGTCATCCAGGCCGGCGCGGTGGAGAGCCACGGCGAGGTGCTGGTCCTGGACATGGGCGAGCCGGTGCGGATCGCCGACGTGGCCAAGCGGATCGCGGAGAGCGCCGGCGGCCACATCCCGATCGTCTACACCGGACTGCGCCCCGGCGAGAAGCTGGCCGAGGTGCTGCTCGGCCCGGCCGAACCCGACCACCGCCCGAACCATCCGCTGATCTCGCAGGCCCCGGTGCCGCCGCTGGACGGCGCGGTGCTCTCGCTGATGGACCCGTCCGCGCCCCGGGCC